The genomic interval tatgcgatggaggCATGCAGCCGAAGGAATGCGTTGGAGGCATGCGGCCGAAGGAACGCGttggtagtatgcgatggaggCATGCAGCCGAAGAAATGCGTTGGAGGCATGCGGCCGAAggaatgtgatggacgcatgcggccgaaggaatgcgttggtagtatgcgatggcatgcagcgatggatgcgatggatatgGTGGATGCGGCAGCCTTGATAAGGGTATAAGCTATGCGATGTAACGAGCTAAAGTGGACGCATAGTGATTGCCcttgcgttgctaaggcttgcAGTAATAAGGTAAATGAGGTGGGTTGCGTTGGTTATACAGATGCGATGGTGTTGAGTGGAGAACCAAGTTGACCCAAgggttgctatgcgttggtgatatgctatgcgatggtgatatgctatgcgttggataTCCAAGGTTAGTAATATGCGTTGAAAGGGGTGTTGGTCATCATCCTAGTTGAACGCATATTGAGTTGGATGGACGCATATCAAGGATGAACGCATAGGAAGGATGAACACATATGAAGGACGTCATCCGGACATATGGCTTGTTTggggacacatgtcaacttctaattagtctcaaattcaattatttggagTTTCGTCATTGATTTAGTGAATGACATGGTAATTTATGATTGGTCCACAATTTCTCCTTCAACCATagaatatctatataatttattttaaattgatttttccaAACTTAAGAAagcttcaaacaaattgatcagtagactttttttttaatttttttatttttaaagtcatttttgTCACGAAAAAGTAACGATTTTTGTTCAATACTATTAGTGAAGGTATGTTTTAACTTTTATTAAgttaaaggtatttttgaaacgttcagggatattttttaaacaaagttTCCATCCAAACCTAACGGCAAGGATATTGTCTgaattctttttaaaagttttaaaggtatttttgaaacttttgaaacttcaggaatattttttacacaaaatgtAAAGTTCAAAGGCATTTTTTATGATTTAaccttaatatttttaataaataaccttaattatattaatttagtatAATTCTActaataaaaatgaattaaattagtGTATAAATTATTAGTTAcaattagttatttaattttagttaccATCCGTTGAAATAAGTTGTAGATACATCCTGAGCGCATGAGATCCACCACACTGCACTTGAAAGAGTTGTCAATTGCAGGTGCATGGAGAGTGGCACACAAGGATTTGCTTTATACCTAGTTGGGTAAAATTGAAGGTGCAATTTCAGGTGGGCAAAAACATTATTTTGAATCCCCTTCTCATCatttaatttctcatttcaCTTTTCTTTATTGTTTTTACACACAACAAATCGGAACAGCCAGTAACTAAAGACTTGACTGAAACATATGGTCTCAACTACAAGGAAGCCCTTATTTACCCCTTGAAAGTCTTTCATTTCATACAAGTTTCTTTTTATTCTAACAAAGCAAATAGGGATCCTGAAACACAAGAAGATTTACTCGTTAGTATCAATTAGGTGGTCTCTATGAACTTTCGTTGCTCTCCACAATGCTTTCGGACTAGTAGGTTTCATGTTACATCAATTTGAACTTACTCGATCTGTTCAATTAATCCAACATTTTTATCGATAACCTCTCAGTCATCTGTCTAATCACCATTTGCATTCAAGTCGTTATGGAAACCTTGTGAACCATTCCCTTCTgttttatattacttgacatCATTGTATACTTGCGCTTAAAGAAGGTATCAACCACACATCCGTCAATCGCTTCTCTAGCTCTTGACTTTCGTCCTCAAACCCTTTGTCCTCCATCACGATCCCCAGCTTCCATCTCTCTGAGAAATAGTCTCCTCTCTCTTGAACTCTAAAACCCCAGCTGAATGACCTCCAAAAACCTGAACAAACGAAAATTAAATAGCTACACATTGCAATAGCATGGCCACACTATAAGTAGCGTTGCGATGCTACCCAATGCTCTGTAGCGTCAAGTGACAATGGCATCCTTTCATCTTCCGAAGCGTTGTGATATGCTCTCTGCTAGCCATGCAACGCTTTCCCCCCTGTTTGGTTTTAAGTTTAGAGCACCGAGCAATGCTCTTTCAAGCAAAGCTTTCTTTTCTGGCTCTTTGACTCCTACTCTTTATCTTTTCATACTTAGGACCCAAAATTGAGTCTTTAAGCCCTCTCTTCTTGATTAATACTTTCAAGTCTTCAATTTCCATCCATATGCTCGGTTCCTACAACAAAGAAAGACATAAAAGCATACATTTAAAACACTGAATGTAGCTAATTAAAAGCATAAGAATAGCACTTTTTCGAGTGCCAAGGCATTTGATTTCTATCTCCAGATGCGAGTCTTGATGAGTCTGCCAAAACCAATGATGCTCAACCATGGCATGCATGAACATCCATGAGTTGCTTCTGAAATTTAGGCCCGCTGTCTTGTTGGTTATTCTTTGGTGTACATGTATTCCATATGTGATCACTTAGAAAGGTTAACTTCAGTTGTTACCACTTTACAATATAGAATAACGTCTAAAATACACAAAACAGGGAATCTTGACAGGTTAACTTCAGTTGTTACCAGAATGAACCATCATGCTTGttgctaatttatttttttttcaatcaaaagtGAAATTATTTACAAACAGCTTACCTTTTCTTAACCATCTGAGTGGCAGACTGATTCAGTTCACATAGGAATCTGCATCACATCTCTTTCCACTTCTAATAGCTGTGCACAATGAACACAATAAGAATACCTTGATAATTTATTGTCAAATTGCAGTTTCCTAAATTATGCAACACATACCCACATGGTTTCTTGTGAATGCTTGAATTGAGTTCCAAACGATGTTACCAGCTACATGCAAAGGGAACCTACTTTTTGGTTAGTTCCCTGTTAAATTCTTCCAACTAAAGTAAAGAATTGAAGTTAATATCAAAACATGTGTAAAACTTCTTGAAATGAAACGTTCAGTATTCTCTTCTAATTTAATGGCTTCATGGGCAAAGGTATGCACAAAGTAATGTAATATGatccattaaaaaaatgtaCCTGAAAGCCAACTATTTTTTCAGTGTATGAGGAAACATTATCGAAGGCAAAGAGTTCCAGACGAGTGTGGATCCAACTCTTTCTCATTTTGATCGTCATATTTTGCCCTTGAAATAATTCTTGAGATTTCTATGAAGTTGTATAATTCAAGGTATGAAATGTTTTCAAGCAATACTGAAAGCCACTACTTCATTCATAGGGCACTCCAGCCAGCTCTCTTCTCCACCCCTCTTTTCTTCATCATATCACGCACTTTTTCCACCTCCTCCCACCTTCCCAAGCAACCATACAGGTCAGACAATATTATATAATACCCATCATTTTTTGGATCAGACTCTATTGCATATCTGGCAATCCTTACCcccatttcaaattcattgtgaaTTTTACATGCACTTAACAAGGAGCCCCAAACAGTGCCATCAGGAGTGATGGGCATTGATAAAACCAAAGCTTCAGCTGCTTCAAGACTACCCGATCtgccaagaagatcaaccataGAAGCATAGTGCTTCAGACTAGGCTTGACACCATATTTCTGCATTCTATCAAAGAGATGCCTTCCTTCAACAACATGCCCTGTATGATTACAAGCtgagagaagagaaagaaaggtTTGTGCATTCGGTTTAATATTTGACTCTTCCATTAGTTGGAAGATCTCCATTGCAGATTCTACACGTCCATGCATCCCATAATTTGATATCATGACATTCCACAAAATAGCATCTCTTTCTTCCATTGCATTGAACAATTTTCTTGATGTCTCGAGCTCCCCACATTTTGCATACATATCAATCAATGCAGTTCTAACAGTGATATTGGTCTCAAATCCATTTTCCTTTATATACTGGTGGATCTTTTTGCCTTTATCTAAGGATGCAAAATGAGCACATGCCGAAAGAACTATTACACAAGTAACTTCATTGGGGTAGACCTTTTCTTTAAccattttatcaaataaaataattgcttCAGCAAGATTCCCACTTTGCTTGTAGGACGAAATCAACGTATTCCATGAGATAATATCCCTTTGTTGTGTCCTATGAAATATCCTCCATGTGGCAGTTAAATTGCCACTTTTTCCGTACATGTCCATGAGCGAGTTAGCTATTGATACATTTTCAATTATTGAGTTTTTAATAGCATAGCAGTGAACGGACCGACCAATATTGATAGCTCCAACTTGCAAACATGAAGAAATGACTGAAACTAAACTATTAAAATCAGGTTCTCTGCCTAAGACATGCATCTCCCTTAAAAGGTCAATGCACTTTTCACTCTGCCCCATATTGCTATATCCTAATATCATTGTATTCCAATCTTCACTGCTTTTATGAAAACTATGGAAGATCTTATTTGCCGTACCTAAGAGTCCAAACTTACAATACATGGAGAGTAATGCATTTTGGGTTATTCCACTCATTGCACAACACTGTTTCAAAATCCAAGCATGGAAGGCTTTTCCTTCAAAGATTCTATCAGAATTACCAAATCCCATAAGCATACAACTGATCACAATTTCATCTGGGATTATTTCACCGGCCTGCATCTCCCAAAATAAATGTAGACATTTGCTCATTAACCCAAATTTAGAGTGAACTGCAATAATTGATGTCCAAGAGATGAGGTCTTTTTGGTCTACTTTATGAAAGCAACGATAAGCTTCTTCAGGTGACCCACACCTTGAATACAGAGAGAGAATAGTAGATTTAATAACTTCAAAACAGAGAAATCCACCTTTTAAAGCCAAACCATGTAAGCATTTACCCTCTAATAAAGCATCCAAATCAACACAAGCTTGAAACCCACTTCCTATTGTTTTGTGATTTGGTGTCCCTCCAATCCTATGCATCTCAAACAAACATTTCAAACCTCTATCACTCTCGTTATTTTGAACATACCCAACTATAAGGGCAGTCCAAGCAACCACATCTTTAACAGTAATTTCATTGAACATGAGAGATGCACTTTCTACGTGACCACATTTGGAATACATATATATGAAAGAAGAACCTATAGCAGAATTATCAACAAAGAGCCCAAGTTTTAAAGCCAACCCATGAATGTTCATGCCATGGTTGAGCATCATCAATTCTGCGCAAGTGGAAACTACCATGGGAACTGTAAACTGGTTTGGCAGGCTACTCGAGGCTCGCATCTGGAGGTAGAAATCAAATGCCCGTTGGTAATCACCATTGGAGAAGTGGGATTGGATGATGGAATTCCAAAGAAATTTGTCCTTAGAATGAATCAAGCGAAACAATTGTGTGGAGAACACAGGTTGCCTATGAGAGGCATAAAAGGCCATGAGCTTTGTGGCAAAGAAGACATTGTTCGAGTTTCCAGTGGTGATAATGGTGGaatgaaattgaagaagagattGGAACGttagattttgttttgaaaaaaaaaagtgaagacAATTGTTAAGGTAGTGAGGATCTGGAAGTGAACTGAATGTGGAAGAGAAAGCAAAGGGTATGTGAAATGGGCTCAGTCGGAGTCTAAGCATCGAAATTACTCGTGCACGAAAAAGTCCAACTATGGgatttttctaatatttgataGGTCAATAAGAAATTTGTATGAATTGTCCTGTCGATGACAAAGTAGCATTATTCAAAGAAGAAGATATTAGTTCTAAATACAAACAACAATACTTAAGTAGAATGACAAATCAAAAACATAAATATCAAAACATAAAACAgagtttatttaaaaattaatctagtAATGGGAAGGGGTCGCACAAGTCCATTCCCCCACTGCCACAAATTATTTATGACATATGATCTGCCACAATAGACAGACCTTAGGCAAGCACCACTCCAAAGTTCAATGGAGGTCACCAACCTAAGCCATGGAACTTCTTGATCACCAACCTTTGCTATGGGGTTTGctaatttatatgtttaaattctttgcactgcacataataaaattcaatttttgcgAATcgtatattcttaacctatcgATGGGCATTTCTCCAGTTTTGGAAGTTCTTTTTAACATCATAAAAAGCTATTGTACCAATTATTCAACTCAAGTGTCTTGACCAGgtaaatttgttatttattaaaataattttgatgaATTTAAGTGAAGAGACTACTTGGATAGAAAACAAAAGCATGAAAACAGAACTATCTTAAAATTATACACCATATTCAGCCAAATTTAATCTCAATCAGTCcatggaggaggaagaagggttcttcatcttctaaatatctaatcaataagaaagagaaaagaaaatggtGTACCCACAACTACAACAGCTAGCCATCATTGGCCATTGGGTACTGGATTTACCAAAATCTTTAATCGTCCCTAAATCTGGCATGAAACATCTTCAGCCAATTATTAATACTAGAATGGTTCTGATTATGGTAAATTTTGATAATGGCTCCTATTTTTCAGCCACTTCCTATGTGAGAGAGATGTGCACAAAAGAGAAGAGAGGTTTTATAGTCACATCTGCTGCTTCTTTAACGCTTCTTTTGTTAAGGagctaaaattttgaaaaccagAATATGAGTTTTTTCATGTTTACTCCCTAAAGTCTGTTGCATAAATTATTCCCCTCTCACAGCATTCTCTCCTGTAATCTTTAGCTTAGAATCTCACTCTCTTGACAACGATTGATATAACCCTTCTAGAGAAGATGTTTTGTTTTTGACAAGCTAACTTAACCCACATAGCACCATTTAGAAGCATTGTCTAAAACATATCCATGACCCGCGTTTGGTAACAGATAGAATTCCCCTTTGACAGCATTGTCTCCGtttttcattcttattttcaCAAGCTTACATAACACCATTTAGAGTTCACAATCAGTTCAATACAACCATGAAAAACAAATTTCCAATCACACGAACAAGAACAAACAACAGTCGGTGACTGTAAGAACAAGAAAGCCACCAATAAAAAACAAGAGGCAGTGACCGTAACAATAAGAAACTGAGCTTAAAGCCAGCAAACATTTCCCATCACAAGAACAGAAAACCAATTATTGGGTCAATTGAATAAACCAGTTTAGAGCCTCTTGTAGGTGAAATTACCTCAATGACAGCAAACAAAAACACGATGAGGAATGACGGAAGGAGTCGACGAACCAAAACCACTCGATAGCACAGTATCAACACAGTGAAGGAGCCGAGAGCTAGTGGCTGAGTAGTTGACGGTGGGTGATTGAGTGTGAGTGAGTCGATGAATACGAGATGAAACTAGAGAGAGAGACGAAGTGACCCAGCAACCCAGAATGTTGTTCTTCTCATACTTCACTTCAAGATGGAAAAGGGAGGATGTGAAAAGAAGAAGTGATCCGGCCCGATTCAGCTCGAGTCGGGTCGAATCGCTTTGGTGGATTAATTGCAATGTTTAAAATATAGGGTCGGTTTCGATTGACTATCAAAAAATTCATTATTATGTAAAtacttttcataaaaattactgaGAATATACTTTAAAAACTATTCTGAATGGTTGTCGAACGTTTTAACTTTTTTTccaaataacttaatttttaaattaaatacttaaaaatgcAATTCAAACACACTCGTAGACGTCGAAGAAAATGTGGActcataattttataaaaattttgatgGACGATTTTGATAGATATATCTGAAAAAATAATGCAAACAAATTTAAgtttgtaaataaatattttatttttaaacaagttaatttgtctattatttatattatatttacattagtgatattttgttatttaattattacgtATCGTGGAGTTTTTTAAGATATAATAGAaacaagttaattaattaatcatttatgTAAATAAGAAACTGTATTcacttaataaatttttattgtaaaaataagttaagcaaatattttaatagattattattaatttattaaaataaatatttatattaattttgttaaaataatattaattaattatatccaaaataaaattgtatatacaataaagaaaaaaagaaaaaaatttgaggAAAATAGAAAATTCACAGTTTTGGAATGTAAAAAAATTCTCTTGTTTCTAAGAAAAGATGATGCCTTGAAATAGCTTATTCTCAAGTAGGAGTTCTCTTTCAATTCTCATCCAAAAAATTGTCCAATCAAACGACCCTAAATATATATCAACAATTTTTAAGAAGTGTAGATATAGTAAAATCTATTTCTGATAGACTTTATTACTAATAGACTCGtattagtgataaacttctatcaacttatctaaattttgtcatatttgtaatatatatatatatatatatgcattttGTTATATCAACTAATACTTTGGTTCTCATTGCTATAATTGTAATTATCCCTTTTTTGTTAAGCAACAACCCAACATgatgaaacaaaattcaaatctcaaaggTAAATTTGGAatctttaaaatttagggactaaattgaaattaaactcaaaacttaggTGATGGTTGGGTAATAGGTTGATTATTATAGTTTGAGGTTATTATAGTAAATGAGTTATAATAGTATCTAATGTTTGAGGTGCATATTATTTTAGTATAGTCAAGAAATAGTAGATACTTTAATAAGGAGAGAAAGATAGGGTGACTAGGAAACAACATAGTTAATTGTAGATTATAATAATTGAAAACATCAACTATTATAATTGAAGACTCACTTGAACGTGGGGGTCAAACGCTCCTCGGGAATTGAGAAGTAGGGAGTCGTCAATTTTACTTCTCAATTCCCGAGGAGCGTTTGGCCCCCACGTTCAAGTGATATGAATTCTAAGAGTTAACTAATTTCTAAGAGTTCCCGGATAGTCATTGTGGATtctaagagttcataactctTTAAACTTCATAACTTTATGGAATTCACAATTTCACCCCTTGTTTAAAACACCCTCTTAAACACTAAAAAGGTagcattttaaaatatatggacTACGTAGAAACTAGATCTaaaatttaatgataaaaaGGTTTTTTTCCTTGATATatactataaaatatatatatatatattgtttgtacttaaaataatcttttttgatcattttctttattattttttagatgtAAAATTcacacaatttttaaaaactaaaaccaaGTAATGTAAGAAACTTCATTCAAATATATGGAAAAGAATCTCTTCCTATacctaaaagaaagaaagagagaacgaaagagaaaaaaccaaaaaaattccGACCTGCCGGATTCGAACCAGCGACCTAAGGATTTCTGACATACTACAGTCCTCCGCTCTACCAACTGAGCTAAGGTCGGATCGATGGTAACGGAAGCCAAAATTTTTAATTCTCTTAGTACtcaacttgtttttgttttttttccttttttttttgtgtatgtggttttttcttttagaaaaataatcatAAAGAATGGATATTACgttgat from Benincasa hispida cultivar B227 chromosome 10, ASM972705v1, whole genome shotgun sequence carries:
- the LOC120088228 gene encoding pentatricopeptide repeat-containing protein At4g39952, mitochondrial, whose protein sequence is MLRLRLSPFHIPFAFSSTFSSLPDPHYLNNCLHFFFSKQNLTFQSLLQFHSTIITTGNSNNVFFATKLMAFYASHRQPVFSTQLFRLIHSKDKFLWNSIIQSHFSNGDYQRAFDFYLQMRASSSLPNQFTVPMVVSTCAELMMLNHGMNIHGLALKLGLFVDNSAIGSSFIYMYSKCGHVESASLMFNEITVKDVVAWTALIVGYVQNNESDRGLKCLFEMHRIGGTPNHKTIGSGFQACVDLDALLEGKCLHGLALKGGFLCFEVIKSTILSLYSRCGSPEEAYRCFHKVDQKDLISWTSIIAVHSKFGLMSKCLHLFWEMQAGEIIPDEIVISCMLMGFGNSDRIFEGKAFHAWILKQCCAMSGITQNALLSMYCKFGLLGTANKIFHSFHKSSEDWNTMILGYSNMGQSEKCIDLLREMHVLGREPDFNSLVSVISSCLQVGAINIGRSVHCYAIKNSIIENVSIANSLMDMYGKSGNLTATWRIFHRTQQRDIISWNTLISSYKQSGNLAEAIILFDKMVKEKVYPNEVTCVIVLSACAHFASLDKGKKIHQYIKENGFETNITVRTALIDMYAKCGELETSRKLFNAMEERDAILWNVMISNYGMHGRVESAMEIFQLMEESNIKPNAQTFLSLLSACNHTGHVVEGRHLFDRMQKYGVKPSLKHYASMVDLLGRSGSLEAAEALVLSMPITPDGTVWGSLLSACKIHNEFEMGVRIARYAIESDPKNDGYYIILSDLYGCLGRWEEVEKVRDMMKKRGVEKRAGWSAL